In Paenibacillus phoenicis, one genomic interval encodes:
- a CDS encoding CgeB family protein gives MENVNENRYGEAYQAGYQEGIRFGGCQAVLERIPPVSRPKVDLRVLYVPQGFDAIDEGVQTALAELTRECIVASPEMMLQETEHHHPDLVLVMNSLHIFPPDHTAQLEQIRRMGIRTAVWFVDDPYFTDDTLALALSYDVVFTHEIECVPLYRSLGVQSVHHLPLAANPRQFRPIPAKPEYRYDVCFIGNAFWNRVALFDRLSSFLQDKRVLIAGYHWDRLPRYEQLARFIRPGWVPVEETVRYYNASKIVLNIHRPTQAGQDNRNGNDTSGRSINPRTYEIASCGAFQITDIRDDLTSFYRPGYDIETFRDEAELEAKIRYYLEHDEERRLIAWRSLWTTTAVHTYMDRVSRLLAAVTES, from the coding sequence TTGGAGAACGTCAACGAGAATCGATACGGCGAGGCTTATCAGGCCGGATACCAGGAGGGGATCCGGTTTGGCGGATGCCAGGCTGTGCTGGAACGAATTCCGCCGGTTTCTCGGCCGAAAGTGGACCTGCGGGTGCTGTACGTGCCTCAAGGGTTCGATGCGATTGACGAAGGGGTTCAAACGGCGCTTGCGGAGCTGACGCGGGAGTGCATCGTTGCCTCACCGGAAATGATGTTGCAGGAAACCGAGCACCATCATCCCGATCTGGTGCTGGTCATGAATTCGCTGCACATCTTTCCGCCTGATCATACTGCGCAGTTGGAGCAGATCCGGAGGATGGGGATTCGGACCGCTGTTTGGTTCGTGGATGACCCTTATTTTACCGATGATACGCTCGCGCTGGCTTTAAGCTACGATGTGGTGTTTACGCACGAAATCGAATGTGTGCCGCTCTATCGCTCCCTTGGGGTGCAAAGCGTACACCACCTTCCGCTCGCTGCGAATCCGCGTCAATTTCGGCCCATTCCGGCTAAGCCGGAATATCGCTATGATGTTTGTTTTATCGGCAATGCTTTTTGGAATCGAGTCGCCTTGTTTGATCGCTTAAGCTCGTTCCTGCAGGACAAACGCGTGCTGATCGCCGGGTATCATTGGGACCGCCTGCCCCGATACGAGCAGTTGGCACGGTTCATCCGACCCGGATGGGTTCCCGTTGAGGAGACGGTTCGTTATTACAACGCCTCCAAAATCGTGCTCAACATCCATCGACCAACGCAAGCCGGCCAGGATAACCGGAACGGGAACGATACCTCAGGGAGATCGATCAATCCGCGAACCTATGAAATCGCCAGCTGCGGCGCTTTTCAAATTACGGACATCCGCGACGATTTAACCTCTTTCTACCGGCCGGGCTACGACATCGAGACGTTTCGGGATGAGGCGGAGCTGGAGGCGAAAATCCGTTACTATCTCGAGCACGACGAGGAACGGCGCTTGATCGCTTGGCGCTCGCTGTGGACGACGACGGCCGTCCATACGTATATGGACCGGGTTAGCCGCCTGCTGGCAGCAGTCACCGAAAGCTAA
- a CDS encoding polysaccharide biosynthesis protein, with the protein MFKDQVILVTGGTGSWGYELIRQLLPQDPKEIIIYSRGEAAQVAMSRTFNDERLTFRIGDIRDKEALVAACQNVDIVFHLAALKHVPICEEQPAEALKTNVVGTQNVIEAAIKNKVKKVLYISTDKASNPSNFYGMTKAIGEKLVVYANLIQDETRFVCIRGGNVLGTNGSVIHLFKQQIREQKRVKITDLEMTRFFLTMPEAIQLLFKASRESIGGEIFVMLMPTCRIIDLAEVLIEASGIPDVSIEVTGIRPGERIHELLLSEYESRSTVVYDKEYLVIMPALEIVGLRDRYGHLPLVPYGELSSEHELMSKEEIRIMLDKGGFLS; encoded by the coding sequence ATGTTTAAAGATCAAGTCATTCTCGTCACCGGGGGGACCGGTTCCTGGGGTTACGAGCTGATCCGCCAGCTCCTCCCTCAAGACCCGAAGGAGATCATCATTTACTCCCGTGGAGAAGCGGCGCAAGTTGCGATGAGCCGCACCTTTAACGACGAGCGCCTGACGTTCCGAATCGGCGATATCCGCGACAAGGAAGCTTTGGTCGCGGCCTGCCAGAACGTGGACATCGTCTTCCATCTGGCTGCTTTGAAGCACGTGCCCATCTGCGAGGAGCAACCTGCCGAAGCGCTGAAAACCAATGTGGTTGGCACCCAAAACGTTATTGAAGCCGCCATTAAAAACAAAGTGAAAAAAGTCCTTTATATCTCTACGGACAAAGCGTCGAACCCGTCTAACTTTTACGGCATGACCAAGGCCATCGGTGAAAAGCTGGTCGTTTACGCCAACCTGATCCAGGATGAAACCCGATTTGTATGCATCCGGGGCGGCAACGTGCTGGGCACCAACGGCAGCGTGATCCATTTGTTCAAGCAGCAGATCCGTGAGCAGAAGCGGGTAAAGATCACCGATTTGGAAATGACCCGATTTTTCCTGACGATGCCGGAAGCGATCCAGCTTCTGTTTAAGGCTTCTCGGGAGAGCATCGGCGGGGAGATTTTCGTCATGCTGATGCCAACCTGCCGGATTATCGACCTGGCGGAAGTGCTGATTGAAGCTTCGGGCATACCCGATGTGTCGATCGAGGTGACGGGTATACGCCCTGGGGAACGGATTCACGAGCTGCTGCTCAGTGAATATGAAAGCCGGTCGACCGTGGTATACGACAAGGAGTATCTGGTCATCATGCCTGCGCTCGAGATCGTGGGTCTGAGAGATCGTTACGGCCATTTGCCGCTTGTTCCCTACGGCGAGTTGAGTTCGGAGCATGAGCTGATGAGCAAGGAGGAGATCCGCATCATGCTGGATAAAGGAGGATTTCTCTCATGA
- a CDS encoding glycosyltransferase family 4 protein, which produces MSDKKKLLLFSHVCNSRNVTGAEKLLLFSARKLSAYYDCTIVVPRQGSLSVLANRYGIRTLLCDNSLLYGMCSPHSGLSGEFHAIAWSDSVQRTIGLLQEEQPDAVLVNTSVNVSPAIAAKQLGIPVIWQITEVIASNEFTAEAVNLIDRYSDLIVGISESALLPFFGTQAMHKTVLLYPSWNPEDIHPELWPTQRWHRRAQWKIKPSEVLVGYISSYLIPEKGADHFIGAALNLVHRFPAAKFVIIGAEVQPEYYRSLKRAVQGSPHSQRFIFVSMENHVESAFSAMDIVVVPGILPEGFGLTALEAMIFGKPVVAYASGGLREILESTGSGAYLVPTGDSVGLAEKCAELLSSMEMSRSVGERNRAQVEVVFGPAAYELRLQGLVQRMQGLSGVAVPLPEPAPTAPSPDAAEFRGSGVGAVPIGKAPAGAASPSGRRRRVKLKRAKLRKRRSGTGRSLTARRGGKRRASKNTRRRVARARKNHRSRGTGRARKMNRNRRPAGRRTGTTRKQRVRKRQKSTRR; this is translated from the coding sequence GTGTCGGATAAAAAGAAGTTGCTGCTGTTCTCGCATGTGTGCAATTCCAGGAACGTAACCGGCGCGGAAAAGCTGTTGTTATTCAGCGCGAGAAAGCTGTCGGCTTATTACGACTGTACGATCGTGGTTCCAAGGCAGGGCAGTTTGTCGGTTCTGGCCAATCGTTATGGGATTCGCACTCTGCTGTGCGATAACTCGTTGCTCTACGGGATGTGTTCCCCGCACTCCGGTCTGTCTGGCGAATTCCATGCGATCGCCTGGAGCGACTCGGTGCAGCGCACGATCGGCTTGCTCCAAGAGGAGCAGCCGGATGCTGTACTGGTGAATACCAGCGTAAACGTGTCGCCGGCGATTGCTGCCAAACAGTTGGGAATTCCTGTGATTTGGCAGATTACGGAGGTCATTGCGTCCAATGAGTTTACGGCGGAAGCGGTGAATCTGATCGACAGATACAGCGATTTGATCGTTGGCATTTCCGAATCCGCGCTGCTCCCTTTCTTTGGAACGCAGGCCATGCACAAAACCGTGTTGCTCTACCCTTCGTGGAACCCGGAGGATATCCATCCCGAGCTTTGGCCGACACAACGCTGGCATCGAAGAGCGCAATGGAAGATCAAGCCGTCCGAGGTCTTGGTCGGCTATATTTCCTCTTACCTGATTCCGGAGAAAGGAGCCGATCATTTCATCGGGGCAGCGCTGAATCTGGTGCACCGGTTCCCGGCGGCCAAATTCGTCATCATCGGTGCAGAGGTTCAACCTGAGTATTACCGGAGCTTAAAGCGGGCGGTTCAGGGATCGCCGCATTCGCAGCGATTTATTTTTGTCAGTATGGAAAACCATGTGGAATCCGCCTTTAGTGCGATGGATATCGTCGTTGTTCCAGGCATTCTGCCCGAAGGGTTTGGATTAACGGCGCTCGAAGCGATGATCTTCGGTAAACCGGTTGTTGCCTATGCTTCGGGCGGATTGCGGGAAATTTTGGAGTCGACAGGCAGCGGTGCTTATTTGGTACCGACGGGAGACAGCGTCGGACTTGCGGAGAAGTGTGCAGAGCTCCTGTCTTCCATGGAAATGTCCCGCAGCGTAGGGGAAAGGAATCGAGCTCAAGTGGAGGTTGTGTTTGGCCCGGCCGCTTACGAGCTGCGGCTTCAAGGACTCGTTCAGCGCATGCAGGGGCTGTCGGGGGTTGCCGTGCCGCTGCCTGAGCCGGCCCCGACTGCTCCTTCCCCAGATGCGGCGGAGTTTCGAGGCTCTGGAGTGGGGGCAGTGCCAATTGGGAAGGCGCCGGCAGGTGCAGCGAGCCCATCCGGCCGCCGCAGACGGGTCAAATTGAAGCGAGCCAAACTTCGCAAGAGAAGATCCGGTACGGGAAGGAGCTTGACCGCCCGACGCGGCGGGAAGCGACGCGCAAGCAAGAATACCCGGCGCAGGGTGGCGCGTGCTCGTAAGAACCATCGAAGCCGCGGGACGGGGCGCGCACGGAAGATGAACCGGAATCGCCGCCCAGCCGGCCGGAGAACAGGAACTACCCGCAAGCAACGCGTGCGGAAACGCCAGAAGTCTACAAGGAGATGA
- a CDS encoding IS3 family transposase (programmed frameshift) — protein sequence MPKQPRRTFTTEFKKQMVQLYENGKSRAAIVEEYDLTASALDRWIKQAQTTGSFKEKDNRSFEENELITLRKEIQRLKMENDIFKASRADHGTKVAIIQNNRDKYSVSAMCDVLQIAKSTFYYEAKERAKEDELTETIVEIFHKNRKAYGTRKIKAKLKEQGIVVSRRRIGRIMKEQGLVSTYTIAQYKPHKAASNEAKTANVLAREFEQTEAKRFVVSDLTYVKVQNKWHYICVLIDLFNREIIGHSAGPNKDAALISRAFSTVQGDLRQIQWFHTDRGSEFKNEKMDELLETFKIGRSLSMKGCPYDNAVAEATYKIMKTEFINQMSFHSLLHLEVELYDYINWFNKHRIHGTLGYLTPVQYRQEALNKVV from the exons ATGCCTAAACAACCACGACGCACGTTTACAACCGAGTTCAAAAAGCAAATGGTGCAGCTCTATGAAAACGGGAAATCCCGCGCAGCGATTGTGGAGGAATATGACCTCACTGCGTCTGCTTTAGACCGCTGGATCAAGCAAGCCCAGACCACAGGCTCCTTCAAGGAGAAGGACAATCGCTCTTTCGAAGAAAATGAACTCATCACTTTACGTAAAGAGATTCAACGACTTAAGATGGAGAACGATATTT TTAAAGCAAGCCGCGCTGATCATGGGACGAAAGTAGCTATCATCCAGAACAACCGTGATAAATACTCGGTATCAGCAATGTGCGACGTCCTACAAATTGCAAAGAGTACGTTCTACTATGAAGCAAAGGAACGAGCGAAGGAAGATGAACTAACAGAAACGATTGTGGAGATCTTCCACAAGAACCGCAAAGCCTACGGCACGCGCAAGATTAAAGCCAAGCTAAAGGAACAAGGAATAGTTGTATCTAGACGTCGCATTGGCCGCATTATGAAGGAGCAGGGGTTGGTCTCCACCTACACGATCGCTCAGTATAAGCCCCACAAAGCGGCCTCCAATGAAGCAAAGACGGCAAATGTGCTGGCTCGTGAGTTTGAGCAGACAGAAGCAAAGCGCTTCGTCGTTAGCGATCTAACGTATGTAAAGGTTCAAAACAAGTGGCATTACATTTGTGTGCTGATCGACTTGTTCAATCGAGAAATCATCGGGCATAGTGCGGGCCCAAACAAGGATGCGGCTCTGATTTCCCGTGCCTTCTCTACCGTACAAGGTGATCTGCGTCAAATCCAGTGGTTTCATACGGACCGCGGTAGTGAGTTTAAAAACGAAAAGATGGACGAGCTATTGGAGACCTTTAAAATCGGTCGATCTCTCAGCATGAAAGGCTGTCCCTATGACAATGCCGTGGCTGAAGCTACCTATAAAATTATGAAAACGGAGTTCATTAACCAGATGAGCTTCCACAGCCTTCTTCATCTAGAGGTGGAACTGTACGATTACATCAACTGGTTCAACAAGCATCGGATTCACGGAACACTGGGATACCTGACACCTGTTCAGTATCGTCAAGAAGCCCTTAATAAAGTTGTCTGA
- a CDS encoding IS1595 family transposase translates to MELVTSMELQSISSRFQSEADCIEAIIAMKWPNGFVCPRCAYTECTRLSSRRLPLFECRRCGYQASPLVGTIFERTHLPLVKWFQAMELFLLPDGISALRLSQVIQVTYKTAWLMLHKIRYTLGECDARELLSGEVKVNRDQYGTDTNRFHPASQPYATAVVAGCTVTESGEPERVKIQLVSHKRGSEQWATRCDLVAFINKHVDVHTSTKRWFPFVYRMYLPLRRVVRQARESIRRTYVALGLTHLQAYLNEYTVRRHLRMSCSEEEMRQKLLQMCLSIPAIPYRQLIARGQKPFLAAAA, encoded by the coding sequence ATGGAATTAGTTACGAGTATGGAGCTTCAATCTATCAGCAGCCGTTTTCAAAGTGAGGCCGACTGCATCGAGGCGATCATCGCTATGAAGTGGCCAAACGGATTTGTTTGCCCGCGCTGCGCTTATACCGAATGCACCCGTCTGTCCTCCCGACGACTTCCTTTGTTTGAGTGCAGAAGATGCGGCTATCAAGCCTCGCCTTTGGTCGGCACCATTTTTGAAAGAACCCATCTGCCTTTGGTGAAGTGGTTCCAAGCTATGGAGCTGTTCCTACTTCCCGACGGTATCTCAGCGCTGCGGTTGAGTCAGGTGATCCAAGTTACCTACAAGACCGCTTGGCTCATGCTGCACAAAATCCGCTATACCCTCGGTGAATGTGATGCCCGGGAGCTGCTCTCTGGAGAGGTGAAGGTGAACCGCGATCAGTATGGGACGGATACCAACCGCTTTCATCCAGCTTCTCAACCTTATGCCACCGCAGTCGTCGCCGGCTGCACGGTCACGGAGTCTGGTGAGCCCGAGCGAGTGAAGATCCAACTGGTATCACATAAAAGAGGAAGCGAGCAATGGGCTACCCGGTGCGATCTCGTCGCGTTCATCAACAAACATGTAGACGTCCATACCTCAACCAAGCGGTGGTTCCCTTTCGTTTATCGGATGTATCTGCCCTTACGGAGAGTCGTGAGACAAGCAAGGGAGTCGATCAGACGCACGTATGTCGCCTTGGGGTTAACACATTTGCAGGCGTATTTGAATGAGTACACCGTCCGCCGTCACCTGCGCATGTCCTGTTCCGAGGAAGAAATGCGCCAGAAACTGCTACAGATGTGCTTGTCCATTCCAGCGATCCCTTACCGCCAGTTAATCGCACGTGGTCAGAAGCCGTTCCTCGCAGCAGCGGCGTAA
- the wecB gene encoding non-hydrolyzing UDP-N-acetylglucosamine 2-epimerase yields the protein MKIMTILGTRPEIIRLSRIIPLLDQWAEKHVLVHTGQNFAASLSDVFFQELGLRQPDYIFQDHQTTLGSQLAAMFGQMERILEVERPDRVLLLGDTNSALCAVLAERLGYPAIHMEAGNRCFDLEVPEEKNRKVIDAVSTINMPYTPQSKAHLLAEGVPSNRIVLTGNPIYEVMKFYEPQIEASDILQRLGLKEGDYYLVTAHRAENVDRPASLHAIMEGLNRVAEASSKRLICSIHPRTRSRIERDLKLEMHPLVEFHEPFGFFDFVKLEKHAICVLTDSGTVQEECCIMQVPTVTIRRTTERPETVDCGSNVVSGVDAGRIAEAAKLMAGMERLWPCPEGYLEEKVSQKVVKFVLGGKLNV from the coding sequence GTGAAAATCATGACCATATTGGGGACCCGACCGGAAATCATTCGGCTCAGCCGGATCATCCCGTTGCTGGATCAGTGGGCCGAAAAACATGTACTGGTGCATACGGGGCAGAATTTTGCGGCTAGTCTCAGCGATGTTTTTTTCCAGGAGCTAGGGTTGAGACAGCCAGACTATATCTTTCAAGATCATCAAACGACGCTGGGCAGCCAGTTGGCGGCGATGTTTGGCCAGATGGAGCGGATCTTGGAGGTGGAGCGGCCGGACCGCGTGCTTCTGCTGGGGGACACCAACAGTGCGCTGTGCGCCGTACTAGCCGAGCGACTCGGCTATCCTGCGATCCACATGGAGGCGGGCAACCGCTGCTTTGACCTCGAGGTGCCCGAGGAGAAGAATCGGAAAGTCATCGATGCGGTGTCGACCATCAATATGCCGTATACTCCGCAGAGCAAAGCCCATTTGCTGGCGGAGGGGGTGCCAAGCAACCGCATCGTGCTGACCGGCAATCCGATTTACGAAGTGATGAAGTTCTACGAGCCGCAGATTGAGGCGAGCGACATCCTGCAACGGCTGGGGCTGAAAGAAGGGGATTATTATCTCGTGACCGCCCATCGGGCGGAGAACGTCGACCGCCCGGCCTCCCTGCACGCCATTATGGAGGGGCTGAACCGGGTCGCGGAAGCGTCGTCTAAACGGTTGATTTGCAGCATTCACCCCCGGACGAGATCGCGGATTGAACGTGATTTGAAGCTGGAAATGCATCCACTGGTGGAATTTCACGAGCCGTTTGGTTTCTTCGACTTCGTGAAGCTGGAGAAGCATGCGATATGCGTGTTGACGGACAGCGGTACCGTGCAGGAAGAATGCTGCATCATGCAGGTGCCTACGGTAACGATTCGCCGTACAACGGAGCGGCCGGAGACCGTGGATTGCGGCAGCAACGTCGTATCCGGCGTAGACGCCGGCAGAATCGCCGAAGCGGCGAAGCTGATGGCCGGCATGGAGCGTTTGTGGCCTTGTCCTGAAGGTTATCTGGAGGAGAAGGTATCGCAAAAAGTGGTCAAATTCGTGCTTGGGGGGAAGTTGAATGTTTAA
- a CDS encoding glycosyltransferase family 2 protein — translation MEFDGKTKMQARLGSKTYDQGYVAGYAYGVQEGYRAFADRQEITSIIIPTYDRRDLLLQCLDHIDRYTSTPYEVIIVDNGSTDGTATAVRRRPGRVRLAVYPQNLGFARAVNTGLMMAKGNTIVLLNNDVLVTERWLDQLLACLRQFPQAAAVGPVTNYISGEQQIDVPYEDVADMPAFAALYNRSDPMKWRMTDRLVGFCVAFPRATLEQVGYFDEGYEIGNFEDEDWVARLRLQGKKLVIAEDTFVHHYGSMTMKGLGNQQFQEVNTRNHHFFREKWGDLHALYARMTDWREERTLRAADFFPTHVRVRDVKGGVHWLEHGVRHPVHPAAADTMPVPLRLSVLDLVQLPVGPARSAGQLAGLSSGMPTEAGLTDGIVVASSGRWYQIDRGQRREIISEYTLSAWGLTPSVTVPENVVAAYPEGLPILPPQRIVSEDL, via the coding sequence ATGGAGTTTGACGGAAAAACCAAGATGCAAGCTAGACTCGGTTCAAAAACCTACGATCAAGGATACGTTGCCGGCTATGCTTACGGAGTTCAAGAAGGCTACCGAGCATTTGCTGACCGCCAGGAAATCACGAGTATCATCATACCGACCTATGATCGCAGAGACCTGCTGCTGCAGTGCTTGGATCATATCGATCGATATACGTCTACACCGTATGAGGTCATTATCGTTGACAACGGATCGACCGATGGAACGGCGACAGCGGTTCGGCGGCGGCCGGGTCGGGTGCGGCTGGCGGTGTATCCGCAGAACCTGGGGTTCGCCCGCGCCGTAAATACCGGGCTGATGATGGCCAAGGGGAATACAATTGTGCTTCTGAACAACGATGTACTGGTGACGGAGCGCTGGCTGGATCAACTGCTGGCATGCCTTCGTCAGTTTCCTCAAGCAGCCGCAGTTGGGCCGGTAACGAATTACATCAGCGGCGAGCAGCAAATTGACGTTCCCTATGAGGACGTGGCGGATATGCCGGCTTTTGCTGCTTTGTACAACCGTTCGGATCCGATGAAGTGGCGCATGACCGATCGGCTGGTAGGGTTCTGCGTAGCCTTTCCGCGAGCGACGCTGGAGCAAGTTGGTTATTTCGACGAAGGATATGAGATCGGCAATTTCGAGGACGAGGATTGGGTCGCCCGATTGCGCCTGCAAGGAAAGAAGCTGGTGATCGCTGAGGACACCTTCGTCCATCATTACGGAAGCATGACGATGAAAGGATTAGGCAATCAGCAGTTTCAGGAAGTGAATACCCGCAACCACCATTTCTTTCGTGAAAAATGGGGAGATTTGCACGCCCTCTATGCGAGGATGACCGATTGGCGCGAGGAACGGACGCTAAGGGCGGCCGATTTCTTCCCGACTCACGTGCGGGTTCGGGATGTAAAGGGAGGCGTACACTGGCTGGAGCATGGTGTTCGCCATCCTGTGCATCCGGCGGCGGCTGACACGATGCCGGTGCCGCTGCGGCTGTCTGTGCTGGATCTGGTCCAACTGCCCGTCGGCCCGGCCCGTTCAGCGGGGCAGCTGGCTGGTTTAAGCAGCGGAATGCCGACCGAAGCGGGCTTAACGGACGGCATCGTAGTCGCCAGCAGTGGACGGTGGTATCAAATTGATCGGGGGCAACGGCGGGAGATCATCTCGGAATACACGCTCAGCGCATGGGGGCTTACGCCTTCGGTAACCGTACCGGAAAACGTAGTGGCCGCCTATCCCGAGGGGCTGCCGATTCTGCCTCCGCAACGCATCGTGAGTGAGGATTTATAG
- a CDS encoding CgeB family protein, whose product MFMEEATGNPTQPVMSPEERGRTNGFRDGYAEGYLRGRASYIVSQPRPKFQVRNLKILYVSSGKGFPYSPIDEAVTSTLRTLTAEVITAVPGDSIPDLASLHKPNLLLALDGLELPVEYINAVRAMGIPTAIWFTDDPYYTDMTVPLSTQYDYVFTLERNCVDLYRAAGCSQVHYLPFATFPEHYRPTLMPSPHRRNLSFIGSAYWNRVNFLQPILPALIEQGLMINGIWWDRLPEYPAYVDRIELGKWMGPVETAEVYSGSKIVLNLHRSPFEEDVNNNKAGITAASPNPRTFEISACATLQLVDSRDDLASFYVPGEEIETFSSPEELVEKVRFYLTHEEQRREIALRALNRTLRDHTYSNRLDQLLTVIFG is encoded by the coding sequence ATGTTCATGGAAGAAGCGACTGGCAATCCAACTCAACCCGTGATGAGCCCGGAGGAGCGCGGTAGAACCAACGGGTTCCGTGACGGCTACGCCGAGGGGTACCTGAGGGGAAGGGCCAGCTATATTGTCAGTCAACCGCGGCCGAAATTTCAGGTCCGCAACTTAAAAATATTATATGTCAGTTCGGGGAAAGGATTTCCTTATTCTCCGATAGACGAGGCCGTAACTTCCACGCTCCGTACGTTAACCGCGGAAGTCATCACCGCGGTGCCGGGCGATTCTATACCGGATTTGGCATCGCTGCATAAGCCGAACTTGCTGCTCGCCCTCGACGGTTTGGAGCTTCCTGTGGAGTATATCAACGCCGTGCGGGCTATGGGCATCCCGACGGCCATTTGGTTTACAGATGATCCCTATTATACGGATATGACGGTTCCGCTGAGCACTCAATATGACTACGTGTTTACCCTTGAACGAAATTGCGTTGATCTTTATCGCGCAGCCGGCTGCAGCCAAGTCCATTATTTGCCGTTTGCAACCTTTCCGGAGCATTATCGTCCGACCTTGATGCCATCCCCGCACCGCCGCAATTTAAGCTTTATCGGTTCAGCGTATTGGAACCGGGTGAACTTTCTTCAGCCTATTTTACCGGCGCTGATCGAACAAGGCTTAATGATCAACGGAATCTGGTGGGATCGGCTGCCGGAGTACCCGGCTTATGTGGACCGGATCGAGCTGGGAAAATGGATGGGCCCGGTGGAAACCGCCGAAGTGTACAGCGGTTCGAAGATCGTTCTGAATTTACATCGCTCCCCGTTTGAGGAGGATGTCAACAACAACAAAGCCGGTATAACGGCGGCGTCGCCAAATCCGCGGACGTTCGAAATTTCGGCCTGTGCAACGCTTCAATTGGTTGATTCGCGGGACGATTTGGCATCGTTCTACGTTCCCGGCGAAGAAATCGAAACCTTCTCCTCGCCGGAGGAGTTGGTCGAGAAGGTGCGTTTTTATCTGACCCATGAGGAACAAAGACGGGAAATTGCGCTGCGTGCGCTGAATCGGACCTTGCGGGATCATACCTATTCCAATCGGTTAGATCAGCTGCTAACCGTGATTTTCGGGTGA
- a CDS encoding SDR family oxidoreductase has product MKLLILGGHGMAGHVLVRHFREKGGYQVFYTSRDPGDRDSLILDAGDIVAVDQAVQLVRPDVIINAVGVLNQFADRDKIMAYHINGFLPHRLRHLADKINARLIHISTDCVFRGDRGSYREDDQPDGVTTYALTKALGEIRDAGHLTIRTSIIGPEIRRHGIGLFHWFMSQKGKVSGYRQVKWNGVTTIQLAKTIELLLDRPVSGLIHLAHPEVVNKYEMLQMFQEILGKTDVEIEPDDGPNLDRTLVNTRPDAAVPLPSFRQMLEEMAEWMKQHG; this is encoded by the coding sequence ATGAAATTGCTAATCCTAGGGGGCCATGGGATGGCCGGTCATGTATTGGTACGGCATTTTCGCGAGAAGGGAGGCTACCAGGTGTTCTATACCTCACGTGACCCTGGTGACCGGGACTCGCTGATATTGGATGCCGGAGATATCGTCGCCGTCGATCAGGCGGTGCAGTTAGTTCGTCCAGATGTCATTATTAACGCGGTTGGGGTGCTTAATCAATTTGCCGACCGGGACAAAATTATGGCTTATCATATCAACGGATTTCTGCCCCACCGGCTGCGCCATTTGGCTGACAAAATCAATGCGCGTCTGATTCATATCAGTACTGACTGTGTCTTCCGCGGCGACCGCGGCAGCTACCGGGAGGATGATCAGCCCGATGGTGTTACGACGTACGCCTTAACGAAGGCGCTCGGGGAAATACGGGACGCAGGACATCTGACGATCCGCACCTCCATTATCGGACCGGAAATTCGCCGTCACGGGATCGGACTCTTTCATTGGTTTATGAGTCAGAAAGGCAAGGTGTCCGGGTACCGCCAGGTCAAATGGAACGGCGTGACAACGATCCAGCTTGCCAAGACGATCGAATTGCTGCTGGACCGTCCCGTGTCCGGGTTGATCCATTTAGCGCATCCAGAGGTCGTCAACAAGTATGAGATGCTACAGATGTTTCAAGAAATTTTGGGGAAAACCGACGTTGAGATCGAACCGGATGACGGCCCTAACCTCGACCGTACGCTGGTAAACACCCGTCCGGACGCGGCGGTCCCCCTTCCCTCGTTCCGTCAGATGCTGGAGGAAATGGCGGAATGGATGAAACAGCATGGGTGA